In a single window of the Micrococcaceae bacterium Sec5.7 genome:
- a CDS encoding ATP-dependent Clp protease ATP-binding subunit, which yields MFERFTDSARRVVVLAQEEARTLNHNYIGTEHILLGLIHEGDGVAAKALESLGISLDGVREQVQEIIGPGQQSQPGHIPFTPRAKKVLELALREALQLGHNYIGTEHILLGLISEGEGIAAQVLVRLGADPDRVRQQVIQLFPGNQGNQGREPVTGGSSHPEGIPAGSVVLDQFGRNLTQAARENKLDPVIGRELEMERVMQVLSRRTKNNPVLIGEPGVGKSAVVEGLAQAIVRGDVPENLKDKQLYTLDLGSVVAGSRYRGDFEERLKKVLKEIRTRGDIILFIDEIHTLVGAGAAEGAIDAASILKPMLARGELQTIGATTLDDYRKHVEKDAALERRFQPIQVQEPSVAQTIEILKGLRGRYEAHHRVTITDGALVSAAHLSERYVSDRFLPDKAIDLIDEAGARLRIRRMSAPPELKALDGQIAKAKRAKESAIDAQDYEGAASLRDKEQKLITERREKERRWKTGRMDGISEVDEELIAEVLANSTGIPVFKLTEEESGRLLKMEDELHQRVVGQHEAIKSVSQAIRRTRAGLKDPKRPGGSFIFAGPTGVGKTELAKALAEFLFGEEDALITLDMSEYSEKHTVSRLFGAPPGYVGYDEGGQLTEKVRRRPFSVILFDEVEKAHTDLFNSLLQILEDGRLTDSHGRVVDFKNTVIIMTTNLGTRDISKSVATGFQSGTDTRTGYNRMRARVTEELKQHFRPEFLNRVDDVIVFPQLTQDEIIEIVDLMVARLEKRLADKDMGIELTPAARVLLATRGYDPAMGARPLRRTIQREIEDQLSEKILFGEIKPGQIIVVDVHGEGDNAKFTFSGNAKPRIPDALPAGSQ from the coding sequence ATGTTTGAGCGATTTACTGACAGTGCCCGGCGCGTTGTCGTGCTGGCCCAGGAAGAGGCCCGCACGCTCAACCACAATTACATCGGCACCGAACACATCCTCTTGGGTCTGATCCATGAGGGTGACGGCGTTGCCGCCAAGGCGCTTGAATCCCTGGGCATCTCACTGGACGGTGTCCGCGAGCAGGTGCAGGAGATCATCGGCCCGGGCCAGCAGTCCCAGCCCGGTCACATCCCCTTCACCCCGCGCGCCAAGAAGGTGCTGGAACTGGCACTGCGTGAGGCCCTTCAGCTCGGACACAACTACATCGGTACGGAGCACATCCTGCTCGGCCTGATCAGTGAAGGCGAAGGCATTGCCGCGCAGGTGCTGGTCAGGCTCGGGGCAGACCCTGACAGGGTCCGCCAGCAGGTCATCCAGCTGTTCCCCGGTAACCAGGGCAACCAGGGCAGGGAACCTGTGACCGGCGGCAGCAGCCACCCCGAGGGAATCCCGGCCGGCTCCGTGGTGCTGGATCAGTTTGGCCGCAACCTGACCCAGGCTGCGCGGGAGAACAAGCTCGATCCGGTGATCGGCCGTGAGCTTGAGATGGAACGTGTGATGCAGGTCCTCTCCCGCCGTACCAAGAACAACCCGGTGCTGATCGGTGAGCCCGGCGTCGGCAAGTCCGCCGTCGTCGAAGGTCTTGCCCAGGCCATTGTCCGCGGCGACGTCCCGGAAAACCTCAAAGACAAGCAGCTATACACCCTGGACCTTGGCTCCGTGGTTGCCGGCTCCCGCTACCGCGGCGACTTCGAAGAGCGCCTGAAGAAGGTCCTCAAGGAAATCCGCACCCGCGGCGACATCATCCTCTTCATCGACGAGATCCACACCCTTGTCGGCGCCGGCGCCGCCGAGGGGGCGATCGATGCGGCCTCGATCCTGAAGCCGATGCTGGCCCGTGGCGAGCTGCAGACCATCGGCGCGACCACGCTGGATGACTACCGCAAGCATGTTGAGAAGGACGCCGCGCTGGAACGCCGCTTCCAGCCGATCCAGGTCCAGGAACCCTCGGTGGCCCAGACCATTGAAATCCTCAAAGGTCTGCGCGGCCGCTACGAGGCGCACCACCGCGTCACCATCACCGACGGTGCGCTGGTCTCCGCGGCGCACCTCTCGGAGCGCTACGTCTCCGACCGTTTCCTGCCGGACAAGGCAATCGACCTCATCGATGAGGCCGGCGCACGGCTGCGCATCCGCCGGATGTCGGCTCCGCCCGAACTGAAGGCCCTTGATGGGCAGATTGCCAAGGCGAAGAGGGCGAAGGAGTCCGCGATCGACGCTCAGGACTATGAGGGCGCCGCTTCGCTGCGCGACAAGGAACAGAAGCTCATCACCGAGCGCAGAGAGAAGGAACGCCGTTGGAAGACCGGCCGCATGGACGGCATCTCCGAAGTTGATGAGGAGCTGATTGCCGAGGTACTGGCGAATTCCACCGGCATCCCCGTCTTCAAGCTGACCGAGGAAGAATCCGGCCGCCTCCTGAAGATGGAAGACGAACTGCACCAGCGCGTGGTGGGCCAGCACGAGGCCATCAAGTCGGTTTCGCAGGCCATCCGCCGCACCCGTGCCGGACTCAAAGACCCGAAGCGTCCCGGCGGTTCGTTCATCTTCGCCGGTCCCACCGGTGTGGGTAAGACGGAGCTGGCCAAGGCCCTTGCCGAGTTCTTGTTCGGCGAAGAAGATGCCCTGATCACGCTGGACATGTCCGAGTACTCGGAGAAGCACACCGTGTCCCGGCTGTTCGGTGCCCCTCCCGGGTACGTCGGTTACGACGAGGGTGGCCAGCTGACCGAAAAGGTCCGCCGCCGTCCGTTCTCCGTGATTCTCTTCGACGAAGTGGAGAAGGCCCACACAGACCTCTTCAACTCACTCCTGCAGATTCTGGAGGACGGGCGTCTGACGGACAGCCATGGCCGGGTGGTCGATTTCAAGAACACCGTGATCATCATGACCACCAACCTGGGAACCAGAGACATCTCGAAGAGCGTCGCGACCGGTTTCCAGTCAGGCACCGACACCCGGACCGGCTACAACCGGATGCGGGCCCGCGTGACGGAAGAGCTCAAGCAGCACTTCCGCCCCGAGTTCCTGAACCGTGTTGACGATGTCATTGTCTTTCCGCAGCTGACCCAGGACGAAATCATCGAGATCGTGGATCTGATGGTCGCCCGCCTGGAGAAGCGCCTGGCGGACAAGGACATGGGCATCGAGCTCACCCCCGCGGCCAGGGTGCTGCTCGCCACCCGCGGCTACGATCCCGCCATGGGGGCCCGGCCGCTGCGCCGCACCATCCAGCGCGAAATCGAGGACCAGCTCTCCGAGAAGATCCTCTTCGGCGAAATCAAGCCCGGGCAGATAATTGTGGTCGACGTTCATGGCGAGGGCGACAACGCGAAGTTCACCTTCTCGGGCAACGCCAAGCCGCGGATCCCGGACGCATTGCCTGCCGGAAGCCAGTAG
- a CDS encoding Na+/H+ antiporter subunit D — protein MNIASLAPLAVVLPILGAALTFVLIRHSRAQRTVSIALLSLTLLLECLLLASVWEGGTAAVNIGGWLPPWGIVLVVDQFSSLMLVVSSAISLAVLIYATGQGMADGDRDAPVSIFHPTYLILVAGVSNAFLSGDLFNLYVGFEILLTASYVLMTLGGTGPRIRAGVTYAVVSVVSSVLFLISIAMIYGATGTVNMADLAIKLADLDQGTKTLLHVMLLVAFGIKAAVFPLSFWLPDSYPTAPAPVTAVFAGLLTKVGVYAMVRTETLLFPGDTLNTPLMVAALLTMVVGILGALAQSDIKRLLSFTLVSHIGYMVFGLAMSSVAGLGAAVFYVAHHITIQTSLFLVTGLIERRGGSSSLDRLAGLAKLSPLLALLFFIPAMNLAGIPPLSGFLGKLGLIQAGIELGTPLAYALVVGGVLTSLLTLLAVARVWNRAFWRKTEDAEHPDPVLLAAPEDSDTGARAGKSNVTLLPRTMVGSTLGLVAVGVALTVFAGPLFKVSEQAALDMLDRTSYIQAVLGGDAPVPAVIPSAVVPSGGGK, from the coding sequence GTGAACATCGCAAGCCTTGCCCCGCTCGCCGTCGTACTTCCCATCCTGGGCGCTGCCCTCACTTTTGTGCTGATCCGGCATTCCCGGGCACAGCGGACAGTGAGCATCGCGCTGCTTTCGCTCACGCTGCTGCTGGAATGCCTGCTGCTCGCCTCGGTCTGGGAAGGCGGCACGGCCGCGGTGAACATCGGCGGCTGGCTGCCGCCGTGGGGGATCGTGCTGGTGGTGGACCAGTTCTCCTCGCTGATGCTGGTGGTCTCCTCGGCGATCAGTCTCGCCGTGCTCATCTACGCCACCGGCCAGGGCATGGCCGACGGCGATCGTGACGCCCCGGTCTCAATCTTCCACCCCACCTACCTGATCCTGGTGGCAGGGGTGTCAAACGCGTTCCTTTCGGGTGATCTCTTTAATCTCTATGTGGGGTTCGAGATCCTGCTGACGGCCAGCTACGTGCTGATGACCCTTGGCGGGACGGGTCCGAGGATCCGCGCCGGCGTCACCTATGCGGTGGTCTCAGTGGTGTCCTCCGTGCTGTTCCTTATTTCCATCGCCATGATCTACGGGGCAACGGGTACCGTCAACATGGCGGACCTGGCCATCAAGCTCGCCGACCTGGACCAGGGCACCAAGACGCTCCTGCACGTGATGCTGCTCGTGGCATTCGGCATCAAGGCGGCGGTGTTCCCGCTGTCCTTCTGGCTCCCTGACTCCTATCCCACCGCTCCTGCACCGGTGACGGCTGTGTTTGCCGGTCTGTTGACCAAGGTGGGCGTCTACGCGATGGTGCGGACCGAGACGCTCCTTTTCCCGGGGGATACCCTGAACACCCCGCTGATGGTGGCGGCGTTGCTCACCATGGTGGTGGGGATTCTTGGCGCCCTGGCCCAAAGCGACATCAAGCGTCTCCTGTCCTTCACACTGGTCAGCCATATCGGCTACATGGTGTTCGGGCTGGCAATGTCCTCAGTGGCGGGCCTGGGCGCGGCCGTGTTCTACGTGGCCCACCACATCACCATCCAGACGAGCCTCTTCCTGGTCACGGGCCTCATCGAGCGCCGGGGCGGGAGCTCATCCTTGGACAGGCTGGCGGGCCTGGCCAAGCTCTCCCCGCTGCTGGCGCTGCTGTTCTTCATCCCCGCCATGAACCTGGCCGGCATCCCTCCGTTGTCCGGGTTCCTTGGCAAGCTGGGCCTGATCCAGGCCGGCATCGAACTGGGCACACCACTGGCCTATGCACTGGTGGTCGGCGGGGTGCTCACCAGCCTGCTGACACTCCTGGCCGTCGCCCGTGTCTGGAACCGTGCCTTCTGGCGCAAAACCGAGGACGCCGAGCACCCGGATCCCGTTCTGCTTGCCGCACCGGAGGATTCAGACACCGGTGCACGGGCCGGCAAGAGCAACGTCACCCTGCTGCCGCGGACCATGGTGGGTTCCACCTTGGGCCTGGTGGCGGTGGGTGTGGCGCTGACAGTTTTCGCGGGACCGCTCTTCAAGGTGTCGGAGCAGGCCGCCCTGGACATGCTTGACCGGACCTCCTACATCCAGGCGGTGCTCGGCGGCGACGCGCCGGTGCCGGCGGTCATCCCCTCGGCGGTTGTCCCGTCCGGCGGTGGCAAATGA
- a CDS encoding Na+/H+ antiporter subunit A translates to MITVLAVHFAVAAVAPVLFRKFGRNSFYALAAVPAASFVWLLLQHGAVYSDAGSTAEVFPWIPALKLEFAFRLDALAWVMSLLVLGVGALVLVYCARYFKDKDGDLGGFGAQLLAFAGAMFGLVTADDLLLMFIFWELTSVLSYLLIGYARARLSARRSALQALMVTTAGGLAMLVGLIMLGFSAGTYRISAILEQAPALATGPAAGPVAAAVVLILIGAVTKSALVPFHFWLPGAMAAPTPVSAYLHAAAMVKAGIYIVARLAPGFTETAYWLPMVLGLGLATMLVGGYRALRQTDIKLILAYGTVSQLGFLTMVVGLGTPDAALAGLAMLLAHGLFKATLFLVVGIIDHQSGTRDIRKLSGVFRSSRALGVVAGIGAASMAGVPLLAGFVAKESVLEAFVHFASGTTGEQNQPWGLVVLAGVVLGSVLTFAYSARFMWGAFSVKPGVDATPFKPIKPSFLAAPAILSALSIVYGVWPAPMDGWIQPYAALFVHGTPDAGTAAEQTGHLALWHGLTPALGLTAVTFALGLAMFYGRNLVARAQNLVPAWIDGDRAYQRTIGALDDTAVWVTGRTQRGSLYFYLAVILTVAFVLPLTALILANKPLPGGLYFIDPNSPLQLVAAAGIVIGALAAVRANKRFLAVLMVSVTGYGIALMFALQGAPDLALTQMLVETIILVAFVLAMRSLPAELRDRTGGKYRVIRVIIGVAFGVTMIFVAIYSMGARVAMPVSLEFPRLAYEGGGGLNIVNVTLVDIRVWDTFGEISVLALAATGVASLIFVRSRGDGIRSSSTVPEGTVGRRTGVDSNSRDAAALALSRTFAASTRDAWLVAGRTMAPERRSIIFEVVTRLIFHSMIIFSIYLLLAGHNLPGGGFAGGLTAGLALTIRYLAGGRFELREATPISAGTLLGTGLATAAASGVVPLLLGGQVFQSAIIELWLPVFGDIKFVTSTLFDIGVYIVVIGLVLDVLRSLGAEIDEHFEEHAAEPSEDREAGGVPAETTARGKA, encoded by the coding sequence GTGATAACAGTCCTTGCCGTGCACTTTGCGGTGGCCGCTGTTGCACCGGTTCTGTTCAGGAAATTCGGCCGGAATTCGTTCTACGCACTCGCTGCGGTGCCGGCCGCGTCGTTTGTCTGGCTTCTTCTGCAGCATGGTGCGGTGTACTCGGACGCCGGATCCACGGCGGAAGTCTTCCCCTGGATCCCGGCCCTCAAACTCGAATTCGCCTTCCGCCTGGATGCCCTTGCCTGGGTGATGTCGCTCCTGGTGCTCGGCGTGGGCGCCCTGGTCCTGGTGTATTGCGCCCGCTACTTCAAGGACAAGGACGGCGATCTGGGCGGATTCGGTGCCCAGCTGCTGGCTTTCGCCGGCGCCATGTTCGGCCTTGTCACGGCCGATGACCTGCTCCTGATGTTCATCTTCTGGGAACTCACCTCGGTCCTGTCCTACCTGCTGATCGGCTATGCCCGTGCCCGGCTGTCGGCCAGACGGTCCGCTCTGCAGGCCCTGATGGTCACCACTGCAGGCGGCCTGGCCATGCTGGTTGGCCTCATCATGCTCGGCTTCAGCGCCGGCACGTACCGTATTTCCGCGATCCTCGAACAGGCGCCCGCCCTCGCCACGGGTCCCGCAGCGGGACCCGTGGCAGCCGCCGTCGTACTGATCCTGATCGGTGCCGTCACCAAATCCGCACTGGTCCCGTTCCATTTCTGGCTCCCGGGAGCCATGGCCGCGCCCACTCCCGTCAGCGCCTATCTGCACGCCGCGGCGATGGTCAAAGCCGGCATATACATCGTGGCACGGCTGGCTCCAGGCTTCACGGAAACCGCGTACTGGCTGCCCATGGTGCTGGGGCTTGGCCTAGCTACCATGCTGGTGGGCGGCTACCGGGCGCTGCGGCAGACCGACATCAAGCTCATCCTCGCCTACGGCACCGTCAGCCAGCTCGGATTCCTCACCATGGTGGTGGGGCTTGGCACACCCGACGCCGCCCTCGCCGGGCTGGCCATGCTCCTGGCGCACGGCCTGTTCAAAGCCACCCTGTTCCTGGTGGTGGGCATCATCGACCACCAGTCCGGAACGCGCGATATCCGCAAACTCTCCGGTGTCTTCAGGTCCTCGCGCGCGCTCGGCGTCGTAGCGGGAATCGGCGCCGCCTCCATGGCCGGCGTGCCGCTGCTGGCAGGATTTGTGGCCAAGGAATCGGTCCTTGAGGCGTTCGTCCACTTCGCCAGCGGCACCACCGGCGAGCAGAACCAGCCGTGGGGCCTGGTGGTATTGGCGGGAGTGGTGCTGGGGTCCGTTCTGACCTTCGCGTACAGTGCCCGCTTCATGTGGGGCGCCTTTTCCGTCAAGCCCGGCGTGGACGCCACCCCGTTCAAGCCGATCAAACCCTCCTTCCTTGCGGCCCCGGCCATCCTCAGCGCCCTCAGCATCGTCTACGGCGTGTGGCCGGCCCCCATGGACGGCTGGATCCAGCCGTACGCCGCGCTGTTTGTGCACGGGACGCCCGACGCCGGAACAGCAGCCGAGCAGACGGGTCACCTTGCGCTGTGGCACGGCCTTACGCCCGCGCTGGGGCTGACCGCGGTCACTTTCGCGCTGGGCCTGGCGATGTTCTACGGACGCAACCTGGTGGCACGCGCGCAGAACCTGGTTCCGGCATGGATCGACGGCGACCGCGCCTATCAGCGGACCATCGGCGCCTTGGACGACACCGCCGTCTGGGTCACCGGCCGCACCCAGCGCGGTTCGCTCTACTTCTACCTGGCCGTCATTCTCACTGTCGCCTTCGTCCTCCCGCTGACGGCGCTGATCCTGGCCAACAAACCACTTCCCGGCGGGCTGTACTTCATTGATCCGAATTCACCCCTGCAGCTCGTGGCTGCAGCGGGAATCGTGATCGGCGCGCTCGCCGCCGTCCGGGCCAACAAACGGTTCCTGGCAGTGCTGATGGTGTCCGTGACAGGTTATGGGATTGCCCTGATGTTCGCGCTTCAGGGCGCCCCGGACCTCGCCCTGACCCAGATGCTCGTGGAAACCATCATCCTGGTGGCCTTTGTCCTGGCGATGCGGAGCCTGCCGGCTGAACTGAGGGACCGCACCGGTGGCAAGTACCGGGTCATCCGGGTGATCATCGGAGTGGCGTTCGGCGTCACCATGATTTTTGTTGCCATCTATTCCATGGGGGCGCGGGTGGCCATGCCGGTGTCCCTCGAGTTCCCCAGGCTTGCCTACGAAGGCGGCGGCGGGCTGAACATCGTCAACGTCACGCTCGTGGACATCCGGGTGTGGGACACTTTCGGCGAGATCTCCGTGCTGGCGCTGGCGGCCACCGGCGTGGCCAGCCTGATCTTCGTCCGCAGCCGCGGCGACGGCATCCGTTCGTCCTCCACGGTGCCGGAGGGAACAGTGGGCCGGCGGACCGGTGTCGACAGTAATTCGCGCGACGCCGCCGCGCTGGCCCTGAGCCGGACATTCGCGGCATCCACACGCGATGCCTGGCTGGTTGCGGGGCGGACCATGGCACCCGAGCGGCGCTCCATCATCTTTGAAGTGGTCACGCGGCTGATCTTCCACTCCATGATCATCTTCTCCATCTACCTGCTGCTGGCCGGCCATAACCTGCCGGGCGGCGGCTTCGCCGGCGGGCTGACTGCCGGCCTTGCATTGACCATCCGTTATCTGGCTGGCGGGCGCTTCGAACTCCGGGAAGCCACGCCCATCAGTGCCGGGACGTTGCTGGGAACAGGGCTGGCAACGGCCGCGGCATCCGGCGTGGTGCCGCTGCTGCTGGGCGGGCAGGTGTTCCAAAGCGCCATCATCGAACTGTGGCTGCCGGTGTTCGGGGATATCAAGTTCGTGACCTCCACCCTCTTCGACATCGGCGTGTACATCGTGGTGATCGGCCTGGTTCTCGATGTGTTGCGCAGCCTCGGCGCCGAGATCGATGAACATTTTGAAGAGCACGCGGCGGAGCCCAGCGAGGACCGGGAAGCTGGTGGCGTTCCGGCCGAGACCACCGCAAGGGGCAAAGCATGA
- a CDS encoding Na(+)/H(+) antiporter subunit C: protein MSVNLTLLTVMGALYACGIYLILERSLTRVLLGLMLLANATNLLILATGGYAGLAPIFHSDTAPRDYNDPLPQALILTSIVISFAVTAFMLGMIYRTWVLARQDEIQDDIEDRRVAETPSFDAEDDAEIPTETSEFPLTMLGGDGSGISDSSSRTVDASATVTAGAGEISAEAAASEEKPGSQNVTPGPEGGVK, encoded by the coding sequence ATGAGCGTCAACCTGACCCTGCTGACAGTGATGGGCGCACTGTACGCCTGCGGCATCTACCTCATCCTTGAGCGCAGCCTCACCCGGGTGCTGCTGGGGCTGATGCTGCTGGCGAACGCCACCAACCTGCTGATCCTGGCCACCGGCGGCTACGCTGGGCTTGCGCCGATCTTCCATAGCGACACCGCACCCCGGGACTACAATGACCCTTTGCCGCAGGCACTGATCCTGACGTCGATTGTCATCTCCTTTGCCGTGACGGCCTTTATGCTCGGCATGATCTACCGCACGTGGGTACTGGCCCGCCAGGACGAGATCCAGGACGACATCGAGGACCGCCGTGTGGCAGAGACCCCCAGTTTCGATGCGGAGGACGACGCCGAGATCCCCACGGAGACGTCCGAGTTCCCGCTCACCATGCTCGGCGGGGACGGCAGCGGGATATCGGACTCGTCCTCCCGAACCGTGGACGCCTCGGCGACGGTCACCGCAGGCGCCGGCGAAATCAGCGCCGAGGCCGCGGCCTCGGAAGAAAAGCCGGGCTCCCAAAACGTCACACCAGGCCCGGAAGGTGGCGTGAAGTGA
- the mnhG gene encoding monovalent cation/H(+) antiporter subunit G, with protein MSPDSSAVDTVIDAVSAVFMIVGAVMSLAAAIGLLRFPDLMSRMHAATKPQVLGLFLLLSAIGLQMRTWWVWPVLLVAWIFQLLTVPVSAHMVGRAGYRTKHLHRELLSTDELEAVVQKAAADRASSQQPPDSCDR; from the coding sequence ATGAGTCCTGATTCTTCAGCCGTGGATACCGTGATCGATGCAGTCTCGGCCGTCTTCATGATCGTTGGCGCCGTGATGTCACTGGCCGCGGCAATCGGGCTGCTGCGCTTCCCGGACCTCATGAGCCGGATGCACGCGGCCACCAAACCCCAGGTGCTGGGGTTGTTCCTGCTGCTGTCCGCGATCGGGCTGCAGATGCGGACCTGGTGGGTGTGGCCGGTGCTGCTGGTGGCCTGGATCTTCCAGCTGCTCACCGTGCCGGTATCCGCTCACATGGTCGGCAGGGCGGGCTACCGCACCAAACACCTGCACCGGGAACTGCTCAGCACGGACGAGCTTGAGGCCGTGGTCCAGAAGGCGGCCGCCGACCGGGCGTCCAGCCAGCAGCCACCGGACAGCTGTGACCGTTAG
- a CDS encoding MFS transporter, with the protein MNPATAPEAMQTPSELESGSQVTSKGRVLAWAAWDWGSAAFNAVMTTFVFTVYLTSNAFGGEDQASAVLGGALAIAGVAIALLAPLTGQRSDTGGRRKLRLGVNTAAVAVLTALCFFVFPRPEFLLLGVSLIALGNVFFELAGVNYNAMLAQISTPKNIGKVSGFGWGMGYLGGIVALLIVLQLFVQPSFDWFGASTENSLNIRLVAVFSALWFLIFALPVLFFVPELPRPTLGARLGGSYGLLLRRIRAIYETSPHTIFFLLASAIFRDGLAAVFTFGGIIAAGTFGFELKEVIFFAIFGNVVAAVGAVIGGFLDDRTGPKSVIIGSLIGLLIAGTAILILGNDDYVLFGTDWAGSTTFWVFGLFLCLFVGPAQSSSRAYLARLAPHGESGELFGLYATTGRAVSFLAPALFTLCIAVATPLVAAGEAQRWGILGIMVVLLAGLLVLLPVKPPGKTQIAVVPET; encoded by the coding sequence ATGAACCCCGCCACGGCTCCTGAGGCCATGCAGACCCCGTCGGAACTCGAATCTGGGAGCCAGGTCACCAGCAAGGGGCGTGTGCTCGCCTGGGCGGCCTGGGACTGGGGATCCGCAGCGTTCAACGCCGTCATGACCACCTTCGTTTTCACGGTGTACCTGACGTCCAACGCGTTCGGCGGCGAGGACCAGGCCTCCGCAGTTCTGGGCGGAGCGCTGGCCATTGCCGGCGTGGCCATTGCACTGCTGGCACCCCTCACCGGCCAGCGCTCCGACACCGGCGGACGGCGGAAACTGCGGCTGGGAGTCAACACGGCCGCCGTCGCGGTTCTGACCGCCCTGTGCTTCTTCGTGTTTCCGCGGCCGGAATTCCTGCTGCTTGGTGTCTCCCTGATCGCCCTGGGCAACGTCTTTTTTGAGTTGGCCGGCGTCAACTACAACGCCATGCTGGCGCAGATCTCCACGCCGAAGAACATCGGCAAAGTCAGCGGCTTCGGCTGGGGCATGGGCTACCTGGGTGGCATTGTGGCGCTGCTCATCGTGCTGCAGCTCTTCGTCCAGCCCAGCTTCGACTGGTTCGGGGCGTCCACCGAGAACAGCCTCAATATCCGGCTCGTGGCGGTGTTCTCAGCCCTGTGGTTCCTCATCTTTGCGCTGCCGGTGCTGTTCTTTGTCCCGGAACTGCCCAGGCCGACGCTGGGGGCCCGGCTGGGGGGCTCCTACGGACTCCTGCTGCGCCGGATCAGGGCCATCTACGAAACCAGCCCCCACACCATCTTCTTCCTCCTGGCCAGCGCGATCTTCCGCGACGGGCTGGCTGCCGTATTCACCTTCGGCGGGATCATCGCGGCCGGCACGTTCGGCTTCGAACTCAAGGAAGTCATTTTCTTCGCCATCTTCGGCAACGTGGTGGCAGCTGTGGGTGCCGTCATCGGCGGCTTCCTGGACGACCGGACCGGGCCCAAGTCTGTGATCATCGGTTCGCTGATCGGTCTGCTGATTGCCGGAACGGCCATCCTGATCCTGGGCAACGATGACTACGTCTTGTTCGGCACAGACTGGGCGGGCAGCACCACATTCTGGGTCTTCGGACTCTTCCTGTGCCTCTTTGTGGGCCCGGCCCAGTCCTCCTCGCGTGCCTACCTCGCCCGGCTGGCCCCGCACGGCGAATCCGGCGAGCTCTTCGGGTTGTACGCAACCACGGGCCGCGCCGTCAGCTTCCTGGCACCGGCCCTGTTCACGCTGTGCATTGCCGTGGCCACCCCGTTGGTGGCAGCCGGGGAAGCCCAGCGCTGGGGCATCCTGGGCATCATGGTGGTGCTGCTGGCCGGGCTGCTAGTGCTCCTGCCCGTCAAGCCGCCGGGCAAGACCCAAATCGCAGTGGTCCCCGAGACCTAG
- a CDS encoding TrkA C-terminal domain-containing protein: MNVEETDLPGFGRRKDFMTASGRRIGVVELREGQTELIVSTWDDPDTCQASIPLTGEEAATLGNLLGGQHLAMKLTEAHREVPGIVTRQFSIAPDSPFQNQPMGKACIRTRSGVSIVAIMREGEVLPSPGPDVVLHTSDLLVAVGTQEGLDSAADILRNG; the protein is encoded by the coding sequence ATGAACGTGGAAGAGACGGACCTCCCTGGCTTCGGCAGACGCAAGGACTTCATGACAGCCTCCGGGCGCCGGATCGGCGTGGTTGAGCTGCGTGAAGGCCAGACCGAACTGATCGTTTCCACCTGGGACGATCCCGATACCTGCCAGGCCTCCATCCCGTTGACCGGGGAAGAAGCCGCCACCCTTGGCAATCTCCTGGGCGGGCAGCACCTTGCCATGAAGCTCACAGAGGCCCACAGAGAAGTCCCGGGAATCGTTACCCGCCAGTTTTCCATCGCCCCGGACTCCCCGTTCCAGAACCAGCCCATGGGCAAGGCATGCATCCGCACCCGCAGCGGCGTGTCCATTGTGGCGATCATGCGGGAAGGCGAGGTGCTCCCGTCCCCTGGGCCCGACGTCGTGCTTCACACGAGCGATTTACTCGTCGCAGTCGGAACGCAAGAAGGCCTGGATTCCGCGGCCGATATTCTACGCAACGGCTGA
- a CDS encoding Na+/H+ antiporter subunit E yields MSRKHPSLKQEVPLLIWLIIVWGALWQDFSPGNLLFGSLIAVLVARLFYLPPVGLSGRFNFLHAVPFALVFLGKVAAASFQVMCLAVAHGPRVTNAVVAVPLRSHSDLMVTATGHVISLIPGSLVVEVDRSTSTLYLHGLNVGTAEDAVKLRREVRDIEAGLIRIMGTKDELSALKQEAAA; encoded by the coding sequence ATGAGCCGGAAGCACCCATCCCTGAAGCAGGAAGTCCCGCTCCTGATCTGGCTGATCATTGTCTGGGGTGCACTGTGGCAGGACTTCAGCCCGGGCAATCTTCTGTTCGGCAGTTTGATCGCAGTGCTGGTGGCGAGGCTGTTTTACCTGCCACCGGTGGGGCTGAGCGGCCGCTTCAATTTCCTGCACGCCGTCCCGTTCGCGCTGGTTTTCCTGGGTAAGGTGGCAGCCGCGAGCTTCCAGGTGATGTGCCTGGCGGTGGCCCACGGGCCCAGGGTGACAAACGCCGTCGTCGCCGTTCCGTTGCGGAGCCATTCAGACCTGATGGTGACGGCTACCGGGCACGTGATCTCGCTGATCCCGGGTTCGCTGGTGGTGGAAGTCGACCGGTCCACGTCCACCCTCTACCTCCACGGGTTGAATGTCGGCACCGCGGAGGACGCGGTGAAACTCCGCAGGGAGGTCCGGGACATCGAGGCCGGGCTCATCCGGATCATGGGCACCAAAGACGAACTTTCGGCACTGAAACAGGAGGCCGCGGCATGA
- a CDS encoding monovalent cation/H+ antiporter complex subunit F, with protein MMQIVLTVTAVVLSLAAAGAIIRIAQGPSLLDRVLASDVLLAILGAALCIDMAVNRHLNNLMLLVALSIIGFVGSVTVARFVADRREQPNES; from the coding sequence ATGATGCAGATTGTCCTCACCGTCACCGCAGTGGTCCTGTCCCTGGCTGCCGCCGGGGCTATCATCCGGATCGCGCAGGGTCCGTCGCTGCTGGACCGCGTGCTGGCCTCGGACGTGCTGCTGGCTATCCTCGGGGCGGCGCTGTGCATCGATATGGCTGTGAACCGGCACCTGAACAATCTGATGCTGCTCGTGGCCCTGTCCATCATCGGGTTTGTCGGCTCAGTGACCGTTGCGCGGTTCGTCGCGGACCGGCGGGAGCAGCCCAATGAGTCCTGA